A genome region from Maridesulfovibrio salexigens DSM 2638 includes the following:
- a CDS encoding DUF5714 domain-containing protein — translation MSFNIAEWTRIIHNETPIYIRPESPDWFVPTPKGDALLCTMLKNKGPELLQDLTIDDKRFLMRLPDNNEAVYPGRYELLKTDTLRELWFHITDNCNMSCSHCLFSSSPQAKRELATERVLELTAQAEALGCKMFALTGGEPLVHKGLDKILTRMLEIESSHVAVLTNGLAVEKFFSRHSYDFNRLHLQISVDGIGKTHDKLRGDGMFAALEKSLKWLSAKGIPFTLSMCVTKDNVLEMKDVVDFAAKTGASNVHFMWYFVRGRGESEQFVEPDVIYTHLLKAWETGERTGVTIDNIEAVKSMIFAPCGTIHDGSTAGWESIAIGPDEKIYPSAATVDIEKLSTCINGNLEHAWKQSSILGELRKSSGKNLETPFKLILGGGDTDHSYMHKGSFIGDDPYSALYEKLALELIARKATESKQHDSPQLLLKMGDKLDRCSGHGAVALTHTNCLLAVAGNNSLAVVKDFYTEAADTAKEDILNPACYDPALMAHIPDQYRFRGYGCGSPVMDAGISEGEHVVDLGSGRGIECFIAAKQVGPNGKVTGVDMLEPMLAHARKGQAAVAESLGYDNMDFRKGYLETLPIEENSADLLLSNCVLNLSTDKRLTFSEMFRVLKPGGRLTISDVVCETEPGPEIRNDDTLHGECIAGAQTQKNLCGLLEEAGFESLIMIKRFPYRTVGGHQFFSLTFSARKPLNDEMVKTVYRGPLKTAITASGAILTPGSVMEIPEQEANLLGEQLFIINNEGAVDNIFIGGSCCCPTPDSFDKPETETKKDTGHSKFSLKSMEGCMVCGAELEYLTSYREMICAFCGETHEANGHCANGHFVCDKCHSEDGMEVLPHLLKSSTETDMIELLKKARSHPAIPMHGPEHHALVPGVITTAYRNCGGGIDDKVIDTAISRGAKVAGGFCGFMGVCGAAIGVGAAMSAILEATPLTASERSIAQKGTLAALKLIADIEAARCCQRDCWLALKAAAQVSEEVLGLRLQADAHILCDQMKNNKECMGRNCPVIRNSKGNHPPVMQLLGSIADSEKKV, via the coding sequence TTGTCCTTTAATATAGCTGAATGGACCCGTATTATTCACAACGAAACTCCTATATATATCAGGCCCGAATCACCGGACTGGTTTGTTCCCACCCCAAAAGGTGACGCACTGCTCTGCACCATGCTGAAAAATAAAGGACCGGAGCTTTTACAGGACCTCACAATTGACGACAAACGTTTCCTGATGCGTCTGCCCGACAACAATGAAGCTGTGTACCCCGGAAGATATGAGCTGCTGAAAACGGACACCCTGCGTGAACTATGGTTCCATATCACCGACAATTGCAATATGTCCTGCTCCCACTGCCTGTTCTCCTCTTCCCCGCAGGCCAAACGCGAACTTGCTACAGAACGGGTTCTGGAACTGACTGCTCAGGCGGAAGCTTTGGGTTGTAAAATGTTCGCCCTCACTGGCGGAGAACCACTAGTCCACAAAGGACTCGATAAAATCCTGACCCGCATGCTGGAAATCGAATCCAGCCACGTAGCCGTACTCACCAACGGGTTGGCCGTGGAAAAATTCTTCTCCAGACACAGTTATGATTTCAACCGCTTACACTTACAAATCAGTGTAGACGGCATCGGCAAAACCCACGACAAATTACGCGGCGATGGCATGTTCGCTGCTCTTGAAAAATCACTGAAATGGCTTTCCGCTAAAGGAATCCCTTTCACCCTGTCCATGTGCGTGACCAAAGACAATGTGTTGGAAATGAAAGATGTTGTAGATTTCGCTGCTAAAACCGGAGCCTCCAACGTCCATTTCATGTGGTATTTTGTGCGTGGCCGTGGTGAATCAGAGCAATTTGTCGAGCCGGATGTAATTTACACTCACCTGCTGAAAGCGTGGGAAACCGGCGAACGGACCGGGGTGACCATTGATAATATTGAAGCTGTCAAAAGCATGATTTTCGCTCCCTGCGGGACCATACATGATGGTTCAACAGCCGGGTGGGAATCTATCGCAATCGGTCCGGATGAAAAAATTTACCCGTCAGCAGCTACTGTTGATATTGAAAAGCTATCAACCTGCATTAATGGTAATTTAGAACATGCATGGAAGCAAAGCTCTATACTTGGCGAGCTGCGTAAAAGCAGTGGTAAAAACCTTGAAACACCCTTCAAATTAATCCTTGGAGGCGGAGATACCGACCACAGTTATATGCACAAAGGAAGTTTCATCGGAGATGATCCTTACAGTGCTCTCTACGAAAAGTTGGCCCTTGAACTGATCGCCCGAAAAGCTACGGAATCGAAACAACATGACAGCCCGCAGCTGCTGCTCAAAATGGGTGACAAGCTGGATCGTTGTTCCGGACACGGCGCAGTAGCCCTTACCCACACTAACTGCCTTCTGGCTGTAGCCGGAAACAACAGCCTTGCGGTGGTGAAAGATTTCTACACTGAAGCAGCAGACACAGCCAAAGAAGACATCCTTAATCCGGCCTGCTACGATCCAGCTCTCATGGCCCATATCCCTGATCAGTATCGTTTCCGTGGTTACGGATGCGGTTCTCCGGTCATGGATGCCGGAATTTCAGAAGGTGAACATGTGGTAGATCTCGGCAGCGGACGGGGAATTGAATGTTTCATCGCCGCCAAGCAGGTAGGACCGAATGGAAAGGTAACCGGAGTCGACATGCTTGAGCCCATGCTGGCTCATGCGCGCAAAGGACAAGCTGCAGTGGCTGAATCACTCGGCTACGACAACATGGATTTCCGCAAGGGCTACCTTGAAACCCTGCCTATCGAAGAGAACAGTGCCGATCTGCTGCTATCCAACTGTGTGCTCAACCTTTCCACCGATAAAAGACTCACTTTTTCCGAGATGTTCAGGGTTCTTAAGCCCGGAGGCAGACTGACCATATCAGACGTGGTCTGCGAAACTGAACCCGGACCGGAAATCCGCAATGACGACACCTTACACGGTGAATGCATTGCCGGAGCCCAGACCCAGAAGAACCTCTGCGGACTTCTGGAAGAAGCGGGATTTGAATCACTGATAATGATCAAACGTTTTCCCTACCGCACAGTGGGCGGACACCAATTCTTTTCCCTGACATTCTCAGCACGCAAACCGCTCAATGACGAAATGGTCAAGACCGTCTACCGTGGACCGCTTAAAACCGCCATCACCGCCAGCGGAGCCATCCTGACTCCCGGCAGCGTAATGGAAATACCAGAACAGGAAGCGAACCTGCTCGGAGAACAGTTATTCATAATAAATAATGAAGGCGCGGTAGATAATATTTTTATCGGTGGCTCATGCTGCTGCCCAACACCGGATTCCTTTGACAAGCCGGAAACTGAAACCAAGAAAGACACCGGCCACTCAAAGTTTTCTTTGAAAAGCATGGAAGGATGCATGGTTTGCGGAGCGGAACTTGAATATCTGACATCGTACCGCGAAATGATCTGCGCTTTCTGCGGAGAAACGCATGAGGCAAACGGACATTGTGCAAACGGACACTTTGTATGTGATAAATGCCACAGCGAAGACGGAATGGAAGTTCTCCCCCATCTGCTGAAGTCCAGCACGGAGACGGATATGATTGAATTGCTCAAGAAAGCACGCAGTCATCCGGCCATCCCCATGCACGGACCTGAGCATCACGCCCTTGTTCCCGGTGTAATTACAACCGCTTACAGAAATTGCGGCGGGGGTATTGACGACAAGGTCATAGATACGGCAATATCACGCGGCGCAAAAGTTGCCGGAGGCTTCTGCGGATTCATGGGAGTCTGCGGTGCAGCCATCGGCGTAGGTGCGGCCATGAGTGCAATACTGGAAGCAACCCCGTTAACAGCGTCTGAACGCTCCATTGCCCAGAAAGGGACCCTCGCAGCCCTTAAATTGATTGCAGACATTGAAGCCGCCCGTTGTTGCCAGCGTGACTGCTGGCTGGCCCTGAAAGCCGCCGCACAGGTATCCGAAGAGGTCCTGGGCTTGCGGTTACAGGCTGATGCGCATATACTGTGTGATCAAATGAAAAATAATAAAGAGTGCATGGGACGCAATTGCCCGGTAATACGAAATAGTAAGGGCAACCATCCTCCCGTAATGCAACTTCTGGGGTCGATAGCGGATTCTGAAAAAAAAGTTTAA
- a CDS encoding ComF family protein, producing MFAQILRYLSPFNALESFKKAFAERRCPACLKIHAEKGLCRPCLASMEAKPENICMVCGNEHNSPDADKLPCISCQTVPRNFSRLYFYGMHQGLLRQMLLDWKFSNQYGYNQIFGQFIASLCADLPKDSHPDLIIPVPLHSSRLRERGFNQSMILARFAATTFKTDLSEQALIRERKTIPQTRLSGAERRTNLHTAFTASPSIVADKRILLIDDVYTTGSTVDECARTLLEAGAARVEVMTLSRALI from the coding sequence ATGTTCGCCCAGATTCTGCGATACCTGTCTCCTTTCAACGCGCTGGAGAGCTTTAAAAAGGCATTTGCCGAAAGACGGTGTCCGGCCTGCCTGAAAATCCATGCAGAGAAGGGACTATGCAGGCCATGTCTCGCCTCAATGGAAGCAAAACCGGAAAACATCTGCATGGTCTGCGGTAATGAGCACAATTCACCTGATGCAGACAAATTACCCTGTATAAGCTGCCAAACTGTCCCCCGCAATTTCAGCAGACTTTATTTCTATGGCATGCACCAAGGATTGCTGCGGCAAATGCTGCTGGATTGGAAATTTAGCAATCAATACGGTTACAACCAAATATTCGGACAGTTCATTGCTTCTTTATGTGCTGATTTGCCAAAAGACAGCCACCCGGATCTGATAATTCCTGTCCCCTTGCACTCTTCACGATTGCGAGAACGCGGTTTCAACCAATCCATGATTCTTGCCCGCTTTGCCGCCACCACATTCAAAACAGACCTTTCCGAGCAAGCCCTGATCAGGGAAAGAAAAACCATTCCGCAAACCAGACTAAGCGGCGCTGAACGTCGAACAAATCTTCACACAGCATTTACTGCTTCCCCTTCCATCGTAGCTGACAAACGAATTTTACTCATAGACGATGTATACACCACAGGTTCCACAGTGGATGAATGTGCCCGCACTCTGCTTGAAGCCGGAGCCGCCCGTGTAGAAGTAATGACCCTTTCCCGGGCCTTGATCTAA
- a CDS encoding response regulator: MTDFSFPDLRVLVAEDSAPVRLVLKTYLGKLGIRPSFAEDGREALSLLSEKHFDMAFMDVHMPEMDGTEVVTEIRKKGMKIPVIAMTTGDNPNLLTHCLECGYNGILLKPIMKEDVFRKVKEFLPTV; the protein is encoded by the coding sequence ATGACTGATTTTTCCTTTCCTGATTTACGCGTTCTGGTGGCTGAAGACTCAGCTCCGGTCAGACTTGTGCTCAAAACCTATCTCGGCAAGCTAGGCATTAGACCTTCCTTTGCAGAAGATGGACGCGAGGCTTTATCACTGCTGTCGGAAAAGCATTTTGACATGGCCTTCATGGACGTTCATATGCCTGAGATGGACGGTACCGAAGTCGTCACAGAAATACGCAAAAAAGGAATGAAGATTCCAGTCATCGCCATGACTACCGGAGACAACCCTAATCTACTGACCCACTGCTTAGAATGTGGCTATAACGGCATCCTGCTCAAGCCGATCATGAAAGAGGATGTCTTTCGCAAAGTTAAAGAATTCCTTCCGACAGTTTAA
- a CDS encoding flavodoxin family protein, translating into MKQLPVLFKCSHHRKGNSDLAVNLFLEGIRSAGGDAEIVTLGDMDFEHCIGCLKCRTAADNRCIFADKDGAQELYEKIISAPFTFFASPIYFYHLPSRLKTFIDRGQWAFEAATGKSPVMNSLQKRPAYACLLAGRPKGEKLFEGAELSLKFFLRFFKVELQPAVVFKGIDEPQDLSIDAEKCALIIQHGKEAWQRFMNHD; encoded by the coding sequence ATGAAACAACTACCGGTATTATTCAAATGCAGCCATCACAGAAAAGGCAACAGCGACCTTGCCGTAAACCTTTTTCTTGAAGGAATCCGATCCGCTGGCGGTGACGCAGAAATTGTCACCCTCGGCGATATGGATTTCGAGCATTGCATCGGCTGCCTGAAATGCCGCACAGCAGCGGACAACCGCTGTATCTTCGCTGATAAAGACGGGGCGCAGGAATTGTACGAGAAAATAATTTCCGCCCCTTTCACTTTCTTTGCCTCTCCTATATACTTTTACCATTTGCCCTCAAGGTTGAAGACCTTCATAGACCGGGGTCAGTGGGCTTTTGAAGCCGCAACCGGAAAATCTCCGGTAATGAACAGCCTGCAAAAACGCCCTGCCTATGCATGTCTTCTGGCCGGAAGGCCCAAGGGCGAGAAACTGTTTGAGGGCGCGGAGCTTTCGCTTAAGTTCTTCCTCAGATTCTTCAAGGTTGAACTCCAACCCGCTGTTGTATTCAAAGGGATAGACGAACCGCAGGACTTGAGCATTGATGCTGAAAAGTGCGCACTCATCATTCAGCATGGAAAAGAAGCATGGCAGAGGTTTATGAATCATGACTGA
- a CDS encoding MBL fold metallo-hydrolase has translation MEIKIFPLGPLETNCFVIVNENKALVIDPGGDPTPVLSYLKKTGVELDRILNTHLHFDHILGNRALADATGKSIYASNDDLVLMDTQVGRGGLMGFPEVPHFESEHIGEGETELIGLECNIYSTPGHTPGSLTFHFPALKSAIVGDLIFRRSIGRTDFPYGDTEQLLNSVKEKIFTLPAETELFAGHGPSTSVGDEMNHNPYFSGVHI, from the coding sequence ATGGAAATCAAGATTTTTCCCCTCGGTCCCCTTGAGACCAACTGTTTTGTAATCGTCAATGAAAACAAAGCGCTGGTTATTGATCCGGGCGGCGACCCGACCCCGGTACTTTCCTATCTGAAAAAGACTGGAGTAGAGCTGGACCGCATCCTGAACACCCATCTCCACTTTGACCATATCCTCGGCAACCGCGCATTGGCTGATGCTACCGGAAAATCCATATACGCCTCCAATGATGACCTCGTGCTCATGGACACACAGGTTGGACGCGGCGGTCTGATGGGATTCCCGGAAGTTCCGCACTTTGAAAGTGAGCACATCGGCGAAGGAGAAACCGAGCTTATCGGTCTGGAATGTAATATTTACTCCACTCCCGGACACACTCCGGGCAGCCTGACTTTCCATTTCCCGGCTCTAAAATCTGCAATCGTAGGTGACCTCATTTTCCGCCGCTCCATCGGCAGAACTGATTTCCCCTACGGCGACACTGAACAACTGCTGAATTCAGTTAAAGAGAAAATCTTCACCCTTCCGGCTGAAACCGAACTCTTTGCCGGACACGGACCTTCCACCAGCGTTGGCGATGAAATGAATCACAACCCCTATTTCAGCGGGGTTCATATCTAA
- a CDS encoding nitroreductase family protein, translating into MPKTNPVLEAIFERRSIRKFTAEPVSKEDLTAILEAGRWTPSGLNNQPYRFLVIHDDDARVEPLAECTKYGHIVKAAKVLLCIFLDKQAMYSEMKDHQGAGACTQNMMLAAHSLGLGTVWLGEIINQQDQVLEVLNLPAERYELQVVIALGHPDQQGSSKRNELSEYMLEDF; encoded by the coding sequence ATGCCTAAGACCAATCCTGTTCTTGAAGCTATATTTGAACGCCGTTCCATCAGGAAATTTACTGCTGAACCAGTATCAAAAGAAGACCTGACTGCTATTCTGGAAGCCGGACGCTGGACACCCAGCGGGCTGAACAACCAGCCTTACCGCTTTCTGGTCATCCATGACGATGACGCACGGGTCGAACCGCTTGCGGAATGCACCAAGTACGGTCATATCGTTAAAGCCGCGAAGGTACTGCTCTGTATATTTCTCGATAAACAGGCCATGTACAGCGAAATGAAAGATCATCAGGGTGCCGGAGCATGCACTCAAAACATGATGCTGGCCGCCCATTCACTTGGACTGGGAACTGTCTGGCTCGGCGAGATAATCAATCAGCAGGATCAAGTGCTGGAAGTTCTGAACCTTCCTGCCGAACGCTATGAACTGCAAGTAGTAATCGCCCTCGGTCACCCGGATCAGCAGGGCAGCTCAAAAAGAAACGAACTCTCAGAATATATGTTGGAGGATTTTTAA
- a CDS encoding DNA repair protein RecN, translating to MLELLRIRDLALIEDAEIEFSAGMNVLTGETGAGKSFILRAIDFLTGQKMRPDMVRPGKEQAFVEALFIHPDGSESIVRRVLSAETGRSRVYVNDKLSSQNTIREMGASMILHTSQHAQQKLLQPAYQCRMLDTFLADTTLPEKKDEILTSLRALLTKKEELKARSASLLEKKDFLEFQRTEIEKVSPYPGEEDELLEKKNALRAQEDAGKCIDNAMDIMRGQLDVSGGVSALGSEMERICDLFPDYDQDRETVIEFKHFLDELAGKLRAQPLDFDSEDNIDDIESRLYELSKLKRKLGRTLDEIVDLKNEIQENLDFLDSCSLELAQIEKQEKELVEKLSVALDKLSAAREIAAKKLTDRVVAELKGLGFSEHVQVKFEFQPHELYPGLNEMRGRLMWIPNPGQAPQPLDKIASGGELSRFLLAITGLQGESEKPTLIFDEVDSGIGGHTLNRVGEKMQELADRQQLIVITHWPQLAALAERHFLIHKGVVNKETFTTCRQLNTIEVEAELARMAGKE from the coding sequence ATGCTGGAACTGCTCAGAATACGCGACCTCGCACTCATCGAAGATGCTGAAATTGAGTTCTCTGCGGGCATGAACGTGCTCACCGGGGAAACCGGAGCCGGTAAATCCTTCATCCTGCGGGCCATCGACTTCCTGACCGGACAAAAAATGCGTCCTGATATGGTCCGTCCCGGTAAGGAACAGGCGTTTGTGGAAGCACTGTTCATTCATCCTGACGGATCGGAATCCATTGTCCGCCGAGTTCTTTCCGCAGAGACAGGCCGCAGCAGAGTCTACGTGAACGACAAGCTCAGCTCCCAGAACACCATCCGTGAAATGGGCGCGTCAATGATCCTGCACACCAGCCAGCATGCCCAGCAGAAGCTGCTCCAACCTGCCTACCAATGCCGCATGCTGGATACTTTTCTTGCCGACACAACACTCCCGGAAAAGAAGGATGAAATTCTGACTTCTCTGCGAGCTTTGCTGACCAAAAAGGAAGAATTGAAAGCACGTTCCGCGTCTTTGCTGGAGAAAAAGGATTTCCTCGAATTCCAGCGGACTGAGATTGAAAAGGTTTCCCCCTACCCCGGCGAAGAAGATGAGTTGCTGGAAAAGAAGAATGCTTTGCGGGCGCAGGAAGATGCAGGGAAATGCATCGATAACGCCATGGATATCATGCGCGGACAGCTTGATGTTTCAGGCGGTGTTTCCGCTCTAGGCTCCGAAATGGAGCGCATTTGCGACCTCTTCCCGGACTACGATCAGGATCGCGAGACAGTCATTGAATTCAAACATTTTCTGGATGAACTGGCAGGGAAACTGCGTGCCCAGCCCCTTGATTTTGACTCCGAAGACAACATCGACGACATCGAATCCCGACTCTACGAACTTTCTAAGCTTAAAAGAAAACTAGGCCGCACCCTTGATGAAATTGTAGACCTGAAAAATGAGATTCAGGAAAACCTCGATTTCTTGGATTCCTGCTCTCTTGAACTGGCCCAGATTGAAAAGCAGGAAAAAGAACTGGTTGAAAAACTTTCTGTAGCCTTAGATAAACTGTCTGCTGCTCGTGAAATTGCTGCGAAGAAGCTTACTGATCGCGTAGTTGCGGAGCTTAAAGGACTGGGCTTTTCCGAGCATGTGCAGGTCAAATTTGAATTCCAGCCACACGAACTTTATCCGGGGCTCAATGAAATGCGCGGACGCTTGATGTGGATTCCCAACCCCGGTCAGGCCCCCCAGCCGCTGGATAAGATCGCATCCGGCGGTGAGCTTTCCCGTTTTCTGCTGGCAATTACCGGATTACAAGGTGAATCCGAAAAGCCGACCCTGATCTTCGATGAAGTGGATTCCGGCATCGGCGGGCATACCTTGAACCGCGTAGGCGAAAAAATGCAGGAGCTTGCCGACCGCCAACAACTCATCGTTATCACCCATTGGCCTCAGCTAGCCGCATTAGCCGAGCGTCACTTTCTGATCCACAAGGGCGTGGTTAACAAGGAAACTTTCACTACCTGCCGTCAATTGAATACAATTGAAGTTGAGGCTGAGTTGGCTAGGATGGCTGGGAAGGAGTAA